TTTATCGTTGTAGCCAACAACGATTAAGCCACCGGTTTTTGCACGCAAGACGTTATCTAACCCTTCCCGAATAGGGGTTCCAGGGGCAATAAGCTTTAATATGTCTGCTACAATTTGCTCGCTATGCACTCTCTCCATTAACTATCTACCCTCCCAATGCATGTTGTAAGGTCTCATTAACAGATGATACTCCAATCACCTCAATTCCAGCTGGAACAGTCCATCCTCCTAAGTTTTTGTCAGGCAAAATAACCCTCTTAAAGCCAAGTTTCGCAGCTTCCTGAACTCGCTGTTCAATTCTAGAAACGCGTCGTACTTCCCCAGTTAAGCCAACTTCTCCGATAACTACATCTGTAGGGTTTGATAGTTCGTCTCGAAAGCTTGAAGCGATACTGACGGCTACAGCTAAATCAATTGCAGGTTCATCTAACTTGACTCCTCCTGCAACCTTTAAGTATGCATCTTGATTTTGCAGCAGTAGCCCCACTCTCTTTTCTAATACAGCCATAAGCAGTGATACTCTATTATGATCGATTCCCGTTGCCATTCTTCGTGGATTACCAAAACTTGTTGGTGAAATGAGTGCTTGTATTTCGACGAGAACGGGCCTTGTTCCTTCCATAGAGGCTACTACTGTAGATCCAGCTGCTCCTTTTGAACGCTCCTCTAGAAAAATTTCAGATGGGTTTTGAACTTCAGTTAGACCTAGTTCCTTCATTTCAAAGATTCCTATTTCATTTGTTGATCCAAAGCGGTTTTTAACAGCTCTTAATATCCTATACGTATGATGACGTTCTCCTTCAAAATAAAGAACTGTATCCACCATATGTTCAAGTAACCGTGGCCCAGCAATTGAGCCTTCTTTCGTAACATGACCAACAATAAAAGTGGCGATTCCTTTCGTTTTTGCAATTTTCATAAGCTCAGCGGTACATTCTCTTACTTGCGAGACACTGCCTGGAGCTGATGTAACCTCAGGGTGAAAAATAGTTTGTATTGAATCAATAACAACAAATGATGGCTCCATCTCTTCAATTGCTTTTGATATATATTCTAAGTCAGTTTCAGCTAACACGAATACATTCTCTCCATTAACCTCTAGTCGATCTGCACGTAGCTTCGTTTGTTTTATTGATTCTTCTCCAGATATATATAATACTTTATGTTCAGAATGGGCTAATTTTGATGATACTTGCAATAACAATGTTGACTTTCCAATACCAGGATCCCCACCTATTAATACAAGCGATCCTTTAACAATACCTCCACCTAACACCCGATTAAATTCCATAAAATCCGTATACATTCTTGGCTCGTTCGTCGTTTCTATTTTTGTTATAGCTGTAGGTTTTGTACTGGTGGAAGTAGGTGCTACATAAAACGATCCCTTCCGAGCAGATTTTGTCTGTTCAATTTCTTCTACCATTGTATTCCACGCATTACACCCAGGACACTTTCCCATCCATTTTGCTGATTCATACCCACAAGTTTGACAACTAAACTTTGTTTTTCTTTTAGCCATTATGTTAAGCTCCTCTATTTAAAATACCTATGTGTATTATATTTTATGACAATATAAATAGATCTAAAGAAGAAAAGGTATACGACTTTGCATGCTGACGTATACCTCTTTTCTTACTTATCGTATTTTATAAGTGGTTTAATTCACTAATTTCTTCAGCAAAGCGAATTGTAAACTCATTCTCAACAACATCTAGCACAACTTTCTGACCTTTTGCAATCGTTCCTTTGAGCAATTCTTCAGAAAGCAAATCTTCAACATGCTTTTGAATCGCTCTGCGCAAAGGACGTGCTCCATACTCTAGGTCATTTCCTTCTTCTGCTAGCTTTTCCTTTGCTGCGTCTGTAATTTCCAGGGCAATTTCTTGCTCCACTAATCTTTTTGTTAATTGTTCTGTCATTAATGTCACGATTTCTTTAAGATGTTTTTTCTCTAAAGAATGAAAAACAATAATTTCATCGATACGATTTAAAAACTCCGGACGAAATGATTTTTTCAGCTCATCCATCACTTTCCCCTTCATATCTTTATAATTTTGATTTTCATCCTGTACATTAAATCCAACAAACTTATTTCGTCTTAGCGCATCTGCACCAACATTTGATGTCATAATTAATACTGTGTTCCGAAAATCTACTGTACGGCCTTTTGAATCAGTTAACCTACCGTCTTCTAGCACTTGAAGCAAAATATTAAAAACTTCAGGGTGTGCTTTTTCAACTTCATCTAGAAGAATAACTGAGTATGGTTTACGACGAACTTTTTCTGTTAGTTGTCCACCCTCATCATGACCGACATAACCTGGCGGTGAACCAACTAGTCTTGACGTCGAGTGCTTCTCCATATACTCAGACATATCAATTCGGATCATGGCATCTTCTTCACCAAACATTGATTCAGCTAATGCTCTTGCTAGCTCAGTTTTACCAACACCGGTAGGGCCTAAAAAAACAAATGAACCGATAGGTCTTTTCGGATCTTTCAATCCAGCACGCGCTCGACGTACAGCCTTGGCAACTGCTTTCACAGCTTCTTCTTGCCCAATTACTCTTGAATGCAGGATTTCCTCTAAATTTAACAATTTATCTGTTTCAGTTTGAGCAAGTTTTGATACAGGAATTCCTGTCCAGCTTGCAACAACTTTAGCAATATCTTCTACTGTTACTTCACAGTTTTCTTGACCTTGTTTCTGCTTCCAGCTTTTCTTTGTTTCCTCTAATTGTTCTCTTAAGCGTTGTTCAGTGTCCCGTAGAGAGGCTGCTTTCTCAAACTCTTGACTTTGTACTGCTGCATCCTTCTCTTTTCTTATTTCATCTAATTTTTGTTCAAGCTC
This window of the Bacillus sp. SM2101 genome carries:
- the radA gene encoding DNA repair protein RadA; translation: MAKRKTKFSCQTCGYESAKWMGKCPGCNAWNTMVEEIEQTKSARKGSFYVAPTSTSTKPTAITKIETTNEPRMYTDFMEFNRVLGGGIVKGSLVLIGGDPGIGKSTLLLQVSSKLAHSEHKVLYISGEESIKQTKLRADRLEVNGENVFVLAETDLEYISKAIEEMEPSFVVIDSIQTIFHPEVTSAPGSVSQVRECTAELMKIAKTKGIATFIVGHVTKEGSIAGPRLLEHMVDTVLYFEGERHHTYRILRAVKNRFGSTNEIGIFEMKELGLTEVQNPSEIFLEERSKGAAGSTVVASMEGTRPVLVEIQALISPTSFGNPRRMATGIDHNRVSLLMAVLEKRVGLLLQNQDAYLKVAGGVKLDEPAIDLAVAVSIASSFRDELSNPTDVVIGEVGLTGEVRRVSRIEQRVQEAAKLGFKRVILPDKNLGGWTVPAGIEVIGVSSVNETLQHALGG